From a single Centropristis striata isolate RG_2023a ecotype Rhode Island chromosome 14, C.striata_1.0, whole genome shotgun sequence genomic region:
- the LOC131985389 gene encoding uncharacterized protein LOC131985389 produces the protein MWQRRALKEDQLRSEVRFSLPALSTNRSLLCSSSQLHSNKVLKLGEEIVCSLGEDISQIPSATRSTMRHLSYRHTEVSQWQAQISESIGRVDREITAVEQVKNTAECCLQERQLYSQLMRDCVAISISLSCSAVPRQDRVLTELKKEEQLTNEIRGMLQKQICALLDKLSSLKEIRAQLLADFQDKKEAIKLTTKCINIDVSTPCSQLPGAQYKPNYVSYDKWLSHCRDLRLTADNLIKESSYFRGNLRFTLANLKNAVERQRHSTDEAMRKNINDLGRVQDTLMWERQQIRDEISDLTKDIQKVVGQIRNCDSKLHQATHRLDILNQRPRRELCLDEPHFSLTLEKQDLEKMAAGLQPILKRSQQDLEITRRRLMILEDKLASNARTLKVEQKCQDLHKSFLPALDTTVVLANKPRLSRSHCSALSYLQ, from the exons GCAACGTCGTGCACTGAAAGAGGACCAGTTGAGGTCGGAGGTCAGATTCAGTCTGCCTGCCCTGTCCACTAACCGAAGCCTGCTGTGCAGCAGCTCACAGCTTCACAGCAACAAAGTGCTGAAGCTTGGCGAGGAAATAGTCTGTTCCCTGGGTGAAGATATTTCACAG atCCCCTCTGCCACTCGTAGCACAATGAGGCATCTCAGCTATCGGCATACAGAAGTCAGCCAGTGGCAGGCCCAGATATCTGAGAGCATCGGGCGAGTGGATCGTGAAATCACTGCTGTGGAGCAG GTGAAAAACACTGCTGAGTGCTGTCTCCAGGAGAGGCAGCTGTACAGTCAGCTCATGAGAGACTGTGTAGCCATCAGTATCAGTTTGAGCTGCTCGGCAGTCCCCAGACAGGACCGCGTCCTCACTGAGCTGAAGAAGGAAGAGCAGCTGACCAATGAGATCAGAGGGATGCTTCAGAAGCAGATCTGTGCCCTGCTCGACAAACTAAG CTCTCTGAAGGAGATCCGCGCTCAGCTGCTGGCAGATTTTCAGGACAAGAAGGAAGCCATCAAGCTCACCACCAAATGCATCAACATTGATGTTAGCACACCATGCTCTCAGCTCCCTGGTGCTCAATACAAGCCCAACTATGTGAGCTATGATAAGTGGCTGTCCCACTGCAGGGACCTGAGGCTGACGGCTGATAACCTGATCAAGGAATCCTCTTACTTCAGGGGAAACCTGCGTTTTACTCTGGCCAAC CTGAAAAATGCCGTGGAGCGCCAGCGCCACAGCACAGATGAGGCCATGAGAAAGAACATCAATGACTTGGGCCGGGTCCAGGATACTCTGATGTGGGAGAGGCAGCAG ATAAGGGATGAGATTTCTGACCTGACAAAGGACATACAGAAAGTGGTGGGTCAGATCAGGAACTGTGATTCCAAGCTGCATCAGGCCACACACCGCCTGGACATCCTTAACCAGAGACCCAGACGTGAGCTCTGCCTGGACGAG CCCCATTTCAGTCTCACACTAGAGAAACAAGACCTGGAAAAGATGGCAGCTGGACTTCAACCTATACTAAAGCGCTCTCA GCAGGACCTGGAGATCACACGCAGGCGCCTGATGATTCTGGAGGACAAACTGGCCAGTAATGCCCGTACCCTGAAGGTGGAGCAGAAGTGCCAGGACCTGCACAAGAGTTTCCTCCCTGCACTTGACACCACTGTTGTCCTCGCCAACAAGCCCAGGCTCAGCAGGAGTCACTGCAGCGCTCTCTCCTACTTACAGTAA